A genomic region of Streptomyces diastaticus subsp. diastaticus contains the following coding sequences:
- a CDS encoding carbohydrate ABC transporter permease, translating into MSASTTAARPEPDEAAPSRPTGPRRPSPGSRLAARLSGGLVQFALVVVGLFWLMPTVGLLLSSLRAPGDIAESGWWTVFTAPAQLTLENYRGVLEDGAITGSLLSTVAITVPATVLVIVIGSLAGYAFAWLEFPGRDWWFVLVVALLAVPVQVALVPVSELFGWVGLFETTAGVVLFHVAFGLPFAVFLMRNFFAQIPKELMEAARLDGAGEVRLFTRVVLPLGGPAIASLGIFQFLWVWNDMLVALVFADSDSPPVTVALQQQVRQFGNNIDILAPGAFLSMIIPLAVFFAFQRQFVSGLMSGAVK; encoded by the coding sequence ATGAGCGCGTCGACGACGGCGGCCCGGCCGGAGCCGGACGAGGCGGCGCCGAGCCGGCCGACGGGCCCCCGGCGGCCTTCGCCCGGGTCGCGGCTCGCGGCCCGGCTGAGCGGCGGCCTGGTGCAGTTCGCCCTGGTGGTGGTCGGCCTGTTCTGGCTGATGCCGACGGTCGGCCTGCTGCTCTCCTCGCTCCGGGCCCCCGGAGACATCGCGGAGAGCGGCTGGTGGACGGTGTTCACCGCCCCGGCGCAGCTGACCCTGGAGAACTACCGGGGCGTGCTGGAGGACGGGGCGATCACCGGTTCGCTGCTCTCCACGGTGGCGATCACCGTCCCGGCGACGGTGCTGGTCATCGTGATCGGCTCACTCGCCGGGTACGCCTTCGCGTGGCTGGAGTTCCCGGGCCGCGACTGGTGGTTCGTCCTGGTGGTGGCACTGCTGGCGGTACCGGTGCAGGTGGCGCTGGTGCCGGTGTCGGAGCTGTTCGGCTGGGTCGGCCTCTTCGAGACGACGGCCGGGGTGGTCCTCTTCCACGTGGCGTTCGGCCTGCCGTTCGCGGTCTTCCTGATGCGGAACTTCTTCGCCCAGATCCCGAAGGAACTGATGGAGGCGGCCCGGCTGGACGGCGCGGGCGAGGTGCGGCTCTTCACCCGGGTGGTGCTGCCGCTGGGCGGCCCTGCCATCGCCTCGCTCGGCATCTTCCAGTTCCTGTGGGTGTGGAACGACATGCTGGTGGCGCTGGTCTTCGCCGACTCGGACAGCCCGCCGGTGACGGTCGCGCTCCAGCAGCAGGTACGCCAGTTCGGCAACAACATCGACATCCTCGCCCCCGGGGCGTTCCTGTCGATGATCATCCCGCTGGCGGTCTTCTTCGCCTTCCAGCGGCAGTTCGTCTCCGGCCTGATGTCGGGGGCGGTCAAGTAG
- a CDS encoding carbohydrate ABC transporter permease — translation MADGTKPGAAVTPPPPARKRRRWTPALFLLPALVLLGALVVYPIGYSMVRSLLDKAGESFVGVDNYATLFTDDSIRTALANNLIWVVLAPTVATALGLVFAVLTERVRWGTAFKLVVFMPMAISMLASGIIFRLVYEQDPDRGVANAAWVAVHDTFNESSAFPKAHPGPESPLEKSEGGSFTTREPVRAGEPVLLPLVGVAPDKMPEDAAPAAEAKADPGQVTGTAWQDFTRGGGGTPSVVDPKELGYPGIRVEAVKDGRVVAETRAGPDGTFALPAEADGAQLRFPADNFREPYNGVDWLGPTLVTLSVISAYVWMWAGFAMVLIAAGLAGVPRELLEAARIDGANEWQVFRRITVPMLAPVLGVVLVTLMINVLKIFDLIVVIAPGSSRDDANVLAVQLYDSAFGDRDLGVASAIAVLLFLLVVPMMVTNVRRLRKEARR, via the coding sequence ATGGCGGACGGGACGAAGCCCGGGGCGGCGGTGACCCCGCCGCCCCCGGCCCGCAAGCGGCGCCGCTGGACACCCGCGCTGTTCCTGCTCCCGGCGCTGGTGCTGCTGGGGGCGCTGGTGGTGTACCCGATCGGGTACTCGATGGTGCGCAGCCTGCTGGACAAGGCCGGTGAGTCGTTCGTCGGCGTGGACAACTACGCCACCCTGTTCACCGACGACTCCATCCGCACCGCGCTGGCCAACAACCTGATCTGGGTGGTGCTGGCGCCGACCGTCGCCACGGCGCTCGGCCTGGTCTTCGCGGTGCTGACCGAGCGGGTCCGCTGGGGCACGGCGTTCAAGCTGGTCGTCTTCATGCCGATGGCCATCTCCATGCTGGCCTCCGGCATCATCTTCCGGCTGGTCTACGAGCAGGACCCGGACCGCGGCGTCGCCAACGCGGCGTGGGTCGCGGTCCACGACACCTTCAACGAGTCCTCCGCCTTCCCGAAGGCGCACCCGGGCCCGGAGTCACCGCTGGAGAAGAGCGAGGGCGGCTCCTTCACCACCCGGGAGCCGGTCCGCGCCGGTGAACCGGTGCTGCTGCCGCTGGTCGGCGTGGCCCCCGACAAGATGCCCGAGGACGCGGCCCCGGCCGCCGAGGCGAAGGCCGACCCGGGGCAGGTGACGGGCACCGCCTGGCAGGACTTCACCCGGGGCGGCGGCGGCACCCCGTCGGTGGTCGACCCGAAGGAGCTGGGCTATCCGGGCATCCGGGTGGAGGCGGTCAAGGACGGCCGGGTGGTCGCCGAGACCCGGGCGGGGCCCGACGGCACGTTCGCCCTGCCCGCCGAGGCCGACGGGGCGCAGTTGCGCTTCCCGGCGGACAACTTCCGGGAGCCGTACAACGGCGTGGACTGGCTCGGCCCGACGCTGGTGACCCTGTCGGTGATCAGCGCGTACGTGTGGATGTGGGCCGGGTTCGCCATGGTGCTGATCGCGGCCGGCCTCGCGGGCGTGCCGCGGGAGCTGCTGGAGGCGGCGCGGATCGACGGGGCCAACGAGTGGCAGGTCTTCCGGCGGATCACGGTGCCGATGCTGGCACCGGTGCTGGGGGTGGTGCTGGTGACGTTGATGATCAACGTGCTGAAGATCTTCGACCTCATCGTGGTGATCGCCCCGGGCTCCTCCCGGGACGACGCCAACGTGCTGGCGGTCCAGCTCTACGACTCGGCCTTCGGCGACCGGGACCTGGGAGTGGCGAGCGCCATCGCGGTGCTGCTCTTCCTGCTGGTGGTGCCGATGATGGTGACCAATGTGCGGCGGCTGCGGAAGGAGGCACGGCGATGA
- a CDS encoding bifunctional glycosyltransferase/CDP-glycerol:glycerophosphate glycerophosphotransferase, translated as MPRFSVIVPAHRVEAYLGACLDSVLGQSFGDLEVIAVDDCSPDGCGELIDAYAARDPRVVPVHLPRNGGLGRARNTGLERATGEYVLFLDGDDTLTPDALHTLSDRIKETDSPEIVVFDYARTYLSGRIVRNQLAAELREGDPQVFTLAERPGLLRLLMVVWNKAYRRDFVERTGLTFPPGYYEDTPWTFPALMSAESIAVLDRVLLHYRQRRQGSILGTVSLRHFDVFDQYDRVFAFLDARPELARWRPVVFRRMVDHFTAVYTRPGRLPAAERAAFLHRARDQYRLHRTPLPPLSPRDRLRHALVRHGSHRAFGALRLAARASGRARRTARAVRARARRSGLRLHYRLQRCLPLRERDALFGAGDGHGYTHHPAALERAARDLVPGLRSFWITRPEHRHTLPTATRGVVPGSAAYLTALARARYLVTDGEPEPGYVRRRGQRVVQTGRGTPLKRVGAEVLDRPAAGTTDLRRVVAAADQWDHALSGNRHTTLTWERAFPAPYSVLEYGHPRADAFHRPDPAERERVRATLGLDAGVTALLYAPTYRDHRTGPHQSLDLARMLRRLGPRFVILARAHPRCGAPLCPPDAPPAARLVDVSDHPSVERLCLASDALLTDFSSLMVEYAVLDRPIVLHADDWAAFEAARGLTVDLRGCPPGPVAHDEDDLTEIFASGTWAGPGSAARRAAFRARFCPWDDGRAAERVVRHVFLGEEPPAP; from the coding sequence GTGCCCAGGTTCAGTGTCATCGTGCCCGCCCATCGTGTGGAGGCGTACCTCGGCGCCTGCCTGGACTCGGTGCTCGGCCAGTCCTTCGGCGACCTCGAGGTGATCGCCGTGGACGACTGCTCGCCGGACGGCTGCGGGGAGCTGATCGACGCGTACGCGGCGCGCGACCCCCGGGTGGTGCCGGTCCACCTGCCGCGGAACGGCGGGCTGGGCCGGGCGCGCAACACCGGCCTGGAGCGGGCCACCGGGGAGTACGTCCTCTTCCTCGACGGCGACGACACCCTCACCCCGGACGCGCTGCACACCCTCTCGGACCGGATCAAGGAGACCGACAGCCCCGAGATCGTCGTCTTCGACTACGCCCGCACCTACCTGTCGGGCCGGATCGTCCGCAACCAGCTCGCCGCCGAACTCCGCGAGGGCGACCCGCAGGTCTTCACCCTCGCCGAACGGCCCGGCCTGCTGCGCCTGCTGATGGTGGTCTGGAACAAGGCGTACCGCCGGGACTTCGTCGAGCGCACCGGGCTCACCTTCCCCCCGGGCTACTACGAGGACACCCCGTGGACCTTCCCCGCGCTGATGAGTGCCGAGTCCATCGCGGTGCTCGACCGGGTCCTCCTCCACTACCGGCAGCGGCGGCAGGGCTCCATCCTCGGCACCGTCAGCCTCCGGCACTTCGACGTCTTCGACCAGTACGACCGGGTCTTCGCCTTCCTCGACGCGCGGCCGGAGCTGGCGCGGTGGCGGCCGGTGGTCTTCCGCCGCATGGTCGACCACTTCACCGCCGTCTACACCAGGCCGGGCCGGCTGCCCGCCGCGGAGCGGGCCGCCTTCCTGCACCGGGCGCGCGACCAGTACCGGCTGCACCGCACTCCGCTGCCGCCGCTGAGCCCGCGTGACCGGCTCCGGCACGCGCTGGTGCGGCACGGCAGCCACCGGGCCTTCGGGGCGCTGCGGCTGGCCGCCCGCGCCTCGGGCCGGGCCCGCCGCACCGCCCGCGCCGTCAGGGCCCGCGCCCGGAGGTCCGGCCTACGCCTGCACTACCGGCTCCAGCGGTGCCTGCCGCTGCGGGAGCGGGACGCCCTCTTCGGAGCGGGCGACGGCCACGGCTACACCCACCACCCGGCCGCCCTGGAGCGGGCCGCCCGGGATCTGGTGCCCGGCCTGCGGAGCTTCTGGATCACCCGGCCCGAGCACCGGCACACCCTGCCGACGGCCACCCGTGGGGTGGTGCCGGGCAGCGCGGCGTACCTCACGGCGCTGGCCCGCGCGCGGTACCTGGTGACCGACGGCGAGCCGGAGCCCGGGTACGTCCGCAGGCGCGGCCAGCGCGTCGTGCAGACCGGCCGGGGCACGCCGCTCAAGCGGGTCGGCGCGGAGGTGCTGGACCGCCCGGCGGCCGGGACCACCGACCTGCGGCGGGTGGTGGCCGCCGCCGACCAGTGGGACCACGCCCTCTCCGGCAACCGGCACACCACCCTCACCTGGGAGCGGGCCTTCCCCGCCCCGTACTCCGTGCTGGAGTACGGGCATCCGCGTGCCGACGCCTTCCACCGCCCCGACCCGGCCGAACGCGAGCGCGTCCGCGCGACGCTCGGGCTCGACGCGGGGGTGACGGCCTTGCTGTACGCGCCGACCTACCGGGACCACCGCACGGGCCCGCACCAGTCGCTGGACCTGGCCCGGATGCTGCGGCGGCTCGGGCCGCGCTTCGTGATCCTGGCCCGTGCGCACCCGCGCTGCGGTGCGCCCCTCTGTCCGCCGGACGCCCCGCCCGCCGCCCGCCTGGTCGACGTCAGCGACCACCCCTCGGTGGAGCGCCTCTGCCTCGCCTCCGACGCGCTGCTCACCGACTTCTCGTCCCTGATGGTGGAGTACGCGGTCCTGGACCGGCCCATCGTGCTGCACGCGGACGACTGGGCGGCGTTCGAGGCGGCCCGGGGGCTCACCGTCGACCTGCGCGGCTGCCCACCGGGCCCGGTCGCCCACGACGAGGACGACCTGACCGAGATCTTCGCCTCCGGCACGTGGGCGGGCCCCGGCTCCGCCGCCCGGCGGGCCGCCTTCCGCGCGCGTTTCTGCCCGTGGGACGACGGCCGGGCCGCGGAGCGGGTCGTCCGCCACGTCTTCCTCGGCGAGGAGCCGCCTGCCCCCTAG
- a CDS encoding ABC transporter substrate-binding protein, with the protein MSGASRIRRTAVVVAAAALTLSACGGSGGDSGKDDAPKAKGPDLKGQTVSVAAVWSGPEKDAFRKVLDAFEEATGAKVTLVPAQDPIIGFLESKVAGGGQPDVAMLPQVGAIEQAVANGWAKPLGKDAQAALKENYSEGWADLGSVDDTPYGVYFKAANKSLVWYNTSVFENAGVEEPKTWDDFLKAAQTVFDSGVTPVSVAGADGWTLTDWFENVYLSQAGPEKYDQLAEHEIKWTDPSVKEALETLAGLFGNKDYLAGGQSGALQTEFPASVTQTFTGGDQPKAGMVFEGDFVSINIGQTDAEIGTDAKVFPFPAVGENSPAVVGGDAAVALKDSKGAQALLTFLAGPESAEIWAKEGGFISPNKAVDTAAYPNDVQRDIAEALIAAGDDIRFDMSDQAPQAFGGTPGKGEWKALQDFLKDPEDVAGTQKALERAAAAAYKE; encoded by the coding sequence ATGAGTGGAGCTTCACGCATCCGCAGGACGGCCGTGGTGGTGGCGGCTGCCGCCCTGACTCTCAGCGCGTGCGGCGGCTCGGGCGGCGACAGCGGCAAGGACGACGCGCCGAAGGCGAAGGGCCCCGACCTGAAGGGTCAGACCGTCTCCGTGGCCGCGGTGTGGAGCGGGCCGGAGAAGGACGCCTTCCGCAAGGTCCTGGACGCTTTCGAGGAGGCCACCGGCGCGAAGGTCACTCTGGTCCCGGCGCAGGACCCGATCATCGGCTTCCTGGAGTCGAAGGTGGCGGGCGGCGGCCAGCCCGACGTGGCGATGCTGCCGCAGGTGGGCGCGATCGAGCAGGCGGTGGCCAACGGCTGGGCGAAGCCGCTCGGCAAGGACGCGCAGGCGGCGCTCAAGGAGAACTACAGCGAGGGCTGGGCCGATCTGGGCTCCGTCGACGACACTCCGTACGGCGTGTACTTCAAGGCCGCCAACAAGTCTCTGGTCTGGTACAACACCTCCGTCTTCGAGAACGCGGGCGTCGAGGAGCCGAAGACCTGGGACGACTTCCTGAAGGCGGCGCAGACCGTCTTCGACTCGGGCGTCACCCCGGTCTCGGTGGCGGGCGCGGACGGCTGGACGCTCACCGACTGGTTCGAGAACGTCTACCTCTCGCAGGCCGGCCCCGAGAAGTACGACCAGTTGGCCGAGCACGAGATCAAGTGGACCGACCCCTCGGTGAAGGAGGCGCTGGAGACCCTGGCCGGCCTCTTCGGCAACAAGGACTACCTGGCGGGCGGCCAGAGCGGCGCCCTCCAGACGGAGTTCCCCGCCTCGGTGACGCAGACCTTCACCGGCGGCGACCAGCCCAAGGCCGGCATGGTCTTCGAGGGCGACTTCGTCTCCATCAACATCGGCCAGACCGACGCGGAGATCGGCACGGACGCCAAGGTCTTCCCGTTCCCCGCGGTCGGCGAGAACTCCCCCGCCGTGGTGGGCGGTGACGCGGCGGTGGCGCTGAAGGACAGCAAGGGCGCGCAGGCGCTGCTGACCTTCCTCGCCGGTCCCGAGAGCGCGGAGATCTGGGCGAAGGAGGGCGGGTTCATCTCGCCCAACAAGGCGGTGGACACCGCCGCGTACCCCAACGACGTGCAGCGGGACATCGCCGAGGCGCTGATCGCGGCCGGGGACGACATCCGCTTCGACATGTCGGACCAGGCACCGCAGGCGTTCGGCGGGACGCCCGGCAAGGGTGAGTGGAAGGCGCTCCAGGACTTCCTGAAGGACCCGGAGGACGTCGCGGGCACCCAGAAGGCCCTGGAGCGGGCCGCCGCCGCTGCCTACAAGGAGTGA
- a CDS encoding glycosyltransferase, which produces MTAPAARKSPAAPAAEAAPREIYLIGNTVDELGGVTAWTHQMARLFRRHGHPVHVIGVHEAALKLTLPGPPDYPVTALYPSHPPTARPLVGRRRLSPAARLRERRRLAAKAAAVDRLSGILGQAAPGAVAVVTQVWPMEWLRQADTSRVRLIGMSHESYAYTRACHRYRWVKENYPHVDRWLVLTQEDADDWITLDSMQNVGAMPNALAHLPATPSPRTGRNVVSIGRLADQKGVDMLLDTWALVAPHRPEWRLRVYGAGEDETALKNQCTSLGLDTSVEWMGRTDDVPAALAEGSVFVQSSRGEGFPLALMEAMASGVPCAAFDCAPGVREIVRDGEDGLLAPPGDLDSLADRLLRLTGEKELRDTMGDRARVNVQRFSEAHVLEQWEALFRLLDR; this is translated from the coding sequence ATGACCGCGCCCGCCGCACGGAAGAGCCCCGCCGCGCCCGCCGCCGAGGCCGCGCCCCGGGAGATCTACCTCATCGGCAACACCGTGGACGAACTCGGCGGCGTCACCGCCTGGACCCACCAGATGGCCCGCCTCTTCCGCCGCCACGGCCACCCGGTGCACGTCATCGGCGTCCACGAGGCCGCGCTGAAACTGACGCTGCCCGGCCCGCCGGACTACCCGGTCACCGCGCTCTACCCGAGCCATCCGCCGACCGCCCGCCCCCTCGTCGGACGCCGCCGCCTCAGCCCCGCCGCCCGGCTGCGCGAGCGGCGCCGCCTCGCCGCGAAGGCGGCCGCGGTCGACCGGCTCTCGGGCATCCTCGGCCAGGCCGCCCCCGGCGCCGTCGCCGTCGTCACCCAGGTCTGGCCGATGGAGTGGCTGCGCCAGGCCGACACCTCCCGGGTGCGGCTGATCGGCATGAGCCACGAGTCGTACGCGTACACCCGCGCCTGCCACCGCTACCGCTGGGTCAAGGAGAACTATCCGCACGTCGACCGGTGGCTGGTGCTCACCCAGGAGGACGCCGACGACTGGATCACCCTCGACTCCATGCAGAACGTCGGCGCCATGCCCAACGCCCTCGCCCACCTGCCCGCGACACCCTCGCCGCGCACCGGGCGCAACGTCGTCAGCATCGGGCGGCTCGCCGACCAGAAGGGCGTCGACATGCTCCTCGACACCTGGGCCCTGGTCGCCCCGCACCGGCCCGAGTGGCGGCTGCGCGTCTACGGGGCCGGGGAGGACGAGACGGCGCTGAAGAACCAGTGCACCAGTCTCGGGCTGGACACCTCCGTGGAGTGGATGGGGCGCACCGACGACGTGCCGGCCGCGCTCGCCGAGGGCTCCGTCTTCGTCCAGTCCTCACGTGGTGAGGGGTTCCCGCTGGCCCTGATGGAGGCGATGGCCTCCGGGGTGCCCTGCGCCGCCTTCGACTGCGCGCCCGGGGTCCGGGAGATCGTCCGAGACGGGGAGGACGGGCTGCTGGCCCCGCCCGGCGACCTCGACTCCCTCGCCGACCGGCTGCTCCGGCTGACCGGTGAGAAGGAACTGCGCGACACCATGGGGGACCGGGCCCGCGTCAACGTGCAGCGGTTCTCCGAGGCCCACGTCCTCGAACAGTGGGAAGCCCTCTTCCGCCTCCTCGACCGCTAG
- a CDS encoding DUF1772 domain-containing protein — MAATLAVLSVLATGLYAGYLLAFQSGVMPALREAEDTQFTQVMRKVNEKVPGPVFLLLLLGSVGLPAASLWVPPAGATGTDRALTVAALVCAVLGHAVTAVGNVPLNNALAAAAGPGGERAARTAFEGRWNTLHRVRTLLAVAAAVLMTVAVVG, encoded by the coding sequence ATGGCTGCCACGCTCGCGGTACTCTCCGTCCTCGCCACCGGCCTCTACGCCGGTTATCTCCTGGCCTTCCAGTCGGGCGTCATGCCCGCGCTGCGGGAGGCCGAGGACACCCAGTTCACCCAGGTCATGCGGAAGGTCAACGAGAAGGTGCCGGGGCCTGTGTTCCTGCTGCTCCTCCTCGGCTCCGTCGGTCTGCCCGCCGCCTCGCTCTGGGTGCCGCCCGCGGGGGCGACCGGCACCGACCGGGCGCTGACCGTGGCCGCGCTGGTCTGCGCCGTCCTCGGTCACGCGGTGACGGCCGTCGGCAACGTCCCGCTCAACAACGCGCTCGCCGCCGCCGCGGGCCCGGGCGGCGAACGGGCGGCCCGGACCGCCTTCGAGGGCCGGTGGAACACCCTCCACCGGGTGCGCACCCTGCTGGCCGTGGCGGCCGCGGTGCTGATGACGGTCGCGGTGGTGGGGTGA
- a CDS encoding FHA domain-containing protein: MQIRLTVLGPPGGPTAPHGCDLLVTAPPGTPLAAISGALAQAAQAGEGPVVLYAGGDRLDVQRSLLGEPPLIDGAVLSLHGPGPAPVPPDASTRLHVVSGPDAGGVHLLHGGRAGVGRAEDADIALDDPDVSRAHCAVTVVPDGRVLVADLDSTNGTTVDGEPVGRESVPLAPGALLRIGESGLRLADEPPPAVPATADGEGRVRVPTPDAGPVVPFALGEAAPPAAPAPSTAVERQPDEAPAAPRRRGGLGAWARRFSAPRPTGPATPEPAAPPAPTPRLPDAWPDPAALLLTALGPGPRLWERAQGHPETLTVRLGTADRSAGPGAGPLRAVPVTVSLLEAGSLGLAGPRPRLTGLARAVLAQLTALHAPDRLDLVLVSADRARPVETRTAEWSWLGWLPHVRPARGQDCRLLLAHDPEQAAARTGELLRRLDETLHEQAARRAAGGSVDEAAGGPYTVVVLDGDPGTPELREAAERLAAQGAAAGIHVLCLAETPPASPTSPLTATFETAAGQNPAFRSCGAAALLTGDVATSLRLLRVAGGSPVGQGVPATVDAVSPAWAERFARALAPLRPDTPSAEPHARVTAPLPRTARLLDELGLARATPASLLARWAAAADHPGPPLGPPGCVQAVLGAGRHGPVTVDLAADQGAHLLIEGPPGSGRTELLRALAASLCAAERPERLGLILLDGGDTGGPGAGEGLRSCTELPHVTARLGAHDPGVMREFAQTLAAELKRRAELLAPAAAPTPSVPAPRADRTTAIARDGAAARPGTVSHRALTGETRTAPTSIPTQQHAEVEAPPSRTLRLRTTPGAASEPSAAAPPPRLVVLVDDLDALLAPALGSPGRPSAGSVVRALEAVARDGERLGVHLIATTASMERAAATELARRALLRVTLDTPLGGPEDPAPGRGTLTAPDSELPVPFQAGRVSGRIPRTATLRPTVVALDWSRAGDPPTRRPVRELGNGPTDLALLASALERAASGGR, encoded by the coding sequence ATGCAGATCCGGCTGACCGTCCTCGGACCTCCCGGCGGCCCCACCGCCCCACACGGCTGCGACCTCCTGGTCACCGCTCCCCCGGGCACCCCGCTCGCGGCCATCTCCGGCGCCCTCGCGCAAGCGGCGCAGGCCGGCGAGGGGCCCGTCGTCCTGTACGCGGGCGGGGACCGGCTCGACGTCCAGCGCTCCCTGCTCGGCGAACCGCCCCTGATCGACGGCGCCGTCCTCTCCCTGCACGGCCCGGGGCCCGCCCCGGTGCCGCCCGACGCCAGCACCCGGTTGCACGTCGTCTCCGGGCCGGACGCCGGGGGCGTCCACCTGCTGCACGGGGGCCGGGCCGGGGTCGGCAGGGCCGAGGACGCCGACATCGCCCTGGACGACCCGGACGTCTCCCGCGCCCACTGCGCCGTCACCGTCGTCCCCGACGGCCGGGTGCTGGTCGCCGACCTCGACTCGACCAACGGCACCACGGTGGACGGCGAGCCGGTCGGCCGCGAGTCCGTCCCGCTGGCCCCCGGAGCCCTGCTGCGCATCGGCGAGTCCGGGCTGCGCCTCGCCGACGAGCCGCCGCCCGCCGTGCCCGCCACCGCCGACGGCGAGGGCCGCGTGCGGGTCCCCACCCCCGACGCCGGCCCCGTCGTCCCCTTCGCCCTGGGCGAGGCGGCACCGCCCGCCGCGCCCGCCCCGTCCACCGCCGTCGAGCGGCAACCGGACGAGGCGCCGGCGGCCCCCCGCCGACGCGGCGGCCTCGGGGCCTGGGCCCGGCGCTTCTCCGCGCCCCGCCCCACCGGCCCGGCCACGCCCGAGCCGGCCGCCCCGCCCGCGCCCACCCCCCGGCTCCCGGACGCCTGGCCGGACCCGGCCGCCCTGCTGCTCACCGCCCTCGGTCCGGGCCCGCGCCTGTGGGAGCGGGCACAGGGCCACCCCGAGACGCTCACCGTCCGCCTCGGCACCGCCGACCGCTCCGCCGGTCCCGGCGCGGGCCCGCTACGGGCCGTGCCGGTCACGGTCAGCCTGCTGGAGGCCGGTTCGCTCGGCCTCGCCGGCCCCCGGCCGCGGCTGACGGGACTGGCCCGCGCCGTCCTCGCCCAGCTCACCGCCTTGCACGCGCCGGACCGGCTCGACCTGGTGCTGGTCTCCGCCGACCGCGCCCGGCCGGTGGAGACGCGGACCGCCGAGTGGTCCTGGCTGGGCTGGCTTCCGCACGTCCGCCCGGCCAGGGGCCAGGACTGCCGCCTGCTGCTGGCGCACGACCCCGAACAGGCCGCCGCCCGCACGGGCGAACTGCTGCGCCGCCTGGACGAGACCCTGCACGAGCAGGCCGCGCGCCGGGCCGCCGGAGGCTCGGTGGACGAGGCGGCCGGCGGCCCGTACACCGTGGTGGTGCTCGACGGTGATCCGGGGACTCCCGAGCTGCGGGAGGCGGCCGAGCGGCTCGCCGCCCAGGGTGCGGCGGCCGGGATCCACGTGCTGTGCCTCGCCGAGACCCCGCCCGCCTCGCCGACCTCACCGCTGACCGCCACCTTCGAGACCGCCGCCGGGCAGAACCCGGCCTTCCGCTCCTGCGGGGCCGCCGCGCTGCTCACCGGCGACGTGGCCACCTCGCTGCGGCTGCTGCGGGTCGCCGGGGGCAGCCCGGTCGGGCAGGGCGTGCCCGCCACCGTCGACGCGGTCTCGCCCGCCTGGGCCGAGCGGTTCGCCCGCGCCCTCGCCCCGCTGCGCCCCGACACCCCCTCGGCCGAGCCGCACGCCCGGGTCACCGCCCCGCTGCCCCGCACCGCCCGCCTCCTCGACGAACTGGGCCTCGCCCGCGCCACCCCGGCCTCGCTGCTGGCCCGCTGGGCGGCCGCCGCCGACCACCCCGGCCCGCCGCTGGGGCCGCCGGGGTGCGTGCAGGCGGTGCTCGGGGCCGGGCGGCACGGGCCCGTCACCGTCGACCTGGCCGCCGACCAGGGCGCCCATCTGCTGATCGAGGGCCCGCCGGGCAGCGGGCGTACGGAACTGCTGCGCGCGCTCGCCGCCTCCCTCTGCGCGGCCGAGCGGCCCGAACGGCTGGGGCTGATCCTGCTCGACGGGGGTGACACGGGCGGGCCGGGTGCCGGGGAGGGGCTGCGGTCCTGTACGGAGCTGCCGCACGTCACCGCGCGCCTCGGCGCCCACGACCCGGGCGTCATGCGGGAATTCGCACAGACCCTGGCGGCCGAGCTGAAGCGTCGCGCCGAACTCCTCGCCCCCGCCGCGGCGCCCACCCCGTCGGTGCCCGCGCCCAGGGCGGACCGGACGACGGCGATAGCCCGCGACGGTGCCGCGGCCCGCCCCGGCACCGTCTCGCACCGGGCGCTCACCGGGGAGACCCGGACCGCGCCCACGAGCATCCCCACGCAGCAGCACGCCGAGGTGGAGGCACCGCCGAGCCGCACCCTGCGGCTGCGCACCACGCCGGGGGCCGCGTCCGAACCGTCCGCCGCCGCGCCGCCGCCCCGGCTCGTCGTCCTCGTGGACGACCTCGACGCGCTCCTCGCCCCCGCGCTCGGCTCGCCGGGCAGGCCCTCGGCCGGGTCGGTGGTCCGGGCCCTGGAGGCGGTGGCCCGGGACGGCGAGCGCCTCGGCGTCCACCTGATCGCCACCACCGCCTCGATGGAGCGCGCCGCCGCCACCGAGCTGGCCCGCCGCGCCCTGCTGCGCGTCACCCTGGACACGCCCCTCGGCGGCCCGGAGGACCCGGCCCCCGGCCGCGGCACGCTGACCGCACCCGACTCCGAACTCCCCGTCCCCTTCCAGGCCGGCCGGGTCAGCGGCCGCATCCCCCGTACGGCCACCCTGAGGCCCACCGTGGTCGCCCTCGACTGGTCCCGCGCCGGCGACCCGCCCACCCGGCGCCCGGTGCGCGAACTGGGCAACGGACCGACCGACCTGGCCCTGCTGGCGAGCGCGCTGGAACGGGCGGCCTCCGGGGGCCGCTGA